Proteins from a genomic interval of Microbacterium abyssi:
- the panB gene encoding 3-methyl-2-oxobutanoate hydroxymethyltransferase encodes MSVHPASRSRVTLGSLAAKKAAGEKIVMVTAYDYPGAQIVEAAGVDVVLVGDSAAMTVLGYDSTVPVTIDEMIMLTAAVRRGLSAPLLVADLPFGSYEASDELAIATAQRFIKETGADAVKIERGGTTVDRARALVAAGVPVVGHVGLTPQTATSLGGYRAQGRTADKAARVIEDAVALQDAGCSLIVVEAVPSSVTAALIPRMEIPVIGIGAGADADGQVLVFHDLLGIYDGGAARFVKRYADLRTDAVAGVTAYANEVRTGEYPAPEHGYAMPADEVARLGELLPQR; translated from the coding sequence GTGAGCGTCCACCCGGCGTCCCGTTCGCGGGTCACCCTGGGATCTCTCGCCGCGAAGAAGGCGGCCGGCGAGAAGATCGTCATGGTCACGGCGTACGACTATCCGGGCGCGCAGATCGTCGAGGCCGCCGGAGTCGATGTCGTGCTCGTCGGGGATTCCGCGGCGATGACGGTGCTCGGCTACGACAGCACCGTGCCGGTGACCATCGATGAGATGATCATGCTCACCGCCGCGGTGCGCCGCGGACTCTCTGCCCCGCTGCTGGTGGCGGATCTGCCGTTCGGCTCGTACGAGGCGTCGGATGAGCTCGCGATCGCGACGGCGCAGCGCTTCATCAAGGAGACCGGGGCGGATGCCGTCAAGATCGAGCGCGGCGGCACCACGGTCGATCGGGCCCGCGCTCTCGTGGCCGCCGGAGTACCCGTCGTCGGGCACGTCGGACTCACGCCGCAGACCGCCACGTCGCTCGGCGGCTACCGCGCGCAGGGGCGCACCGCCGACAAGGCCGCTCGGGTGATCGAGGATGCCGTTGCGCTGCAGGATGCCGGATGCTCACTGATCGTCGTCGAAGCAGTGCCCTCTTCGGTGACGGCCGCACTCATACCGCGCATGGAGATCCCGGTGATCGGGATCGGCGCAGGAGCGGATGCCGACGGCCAGGTTCTCGTCTTCCACGACCTGCTCGGCATCTACGACGGCGGGGCCGCCCGATTCGTGAAGAGGTATGCCGATCTGCGCACGGATGCCGTCGCCGGCGTCACGGCGTACGCGAACGAGGTGCGTACCGGGGAGTACCCCGCTCCCGAGCACGGCTACGCGATGCCGGCGGACGAAGTGGCGCGGCTGGGCGAGCTGCTTCCGCAGCGGTGA
- a CDS encoding DUF503 domain-containing protein, producing MWIGWVEFDILLGDVQSLKEKRSVIRPLIADLSRRTEAAAAEVGDHDLHRRAAIGVSVIGADAAHVRDVLDRADRMLAEEHPEITLLSARRGLHSSED from the coding sequence ATGTGGATCGGCTGGGTGGAGTTCGACATCCTGCTCGGCGACGTGCAGTCGCTGAAGGAGAAGCGCAGCGTGATCCGCCCGCTCATCGCCGACCTGTCGCGGCGCACGGAGGCCGCGGCGGCCGAAGTCGGCGACCACGACCTGCACCGCAGAGCTGCGATCGGCGTGTCCGTGATCGGCGCGGACGCCGCCCACGTGAGAGACGTGCTCGATCGAGCGGATCGGATGCTGGCCGAAGAGCATCCGGAGATCACGCTGCTGTCGGCGCGAAGAGGCTTGCACTCCAGCGAGGACTGA
- a CDS encoding HNH endonuclease, translating into MSKLAALHEAISRLDEVWADADDSNDLSRAQLLAVNQAAAVLQRRLDAFHVDVAAGLARESRPELGAESLAKQQGFRTPAKFIAATMGVSTGDAMRLIKVGEGTAPRSDLIGSRLPAKYPLVREALESGALSAQAAAMIIGLLDRCRVAAGAERIAEGERMLAEGAFGLGLDELRKLITRAEAWLDPDGVEPREDEKRAQRSLTVFARDGMVHLEGRLDAESAAPVVAALRGYVTATFAARKDAVDPDAPDADRRTVPMLQADALSLFCAHVLGCTTTGLPLAGATVIVRMTLEDLESGTGSATVDGIDRPISAGAARRMAASGGVIPWVLGGDSEILDWGRRKRLFTRSQRLALVERDGGCAMCGLPPEMTKVHHIRWWRRDTGRTDLSNGVLLCETCHHRIHDNGWEVRVEGAGTSARVWFIPPPYVDPARTPRLGGRARFDIAA; encoded by the coding sequence ATGTCAAAGCTGGCCGCACTGCACGAAGCGATATCTCGCCTCGACGAGGTATGGGCGGATGCCGATGATTCGAACGACCTTTCGAGGGCGCAGCTGCTGGCCGTCAATCAAGCGGCCGCGGTTCTCCAGCGCCGACTGGATGCCTTCCACGTCGATGTCGCCGCGGGATTGGCGCGCGAGTCGCGGCCGGAGCTCGGCGCCGAGAGCCTTGCGAAGCAGCAGGGATTCCGCACGCCGGCGAAGTTCATCGCCGCCACCATGGGCGTGTCGACCGGCGATGCCATGCGGCTGATCAAGGTCGGCGAAGGGACGGCGCCGCGCAGTGACCTGATCGGGTCGCGACTGCCCGCCAAGTATCCGCTGGTACGTGAGGCGCTCGAATCGGGTGCGCTGAGCGCGCAGGCGGCGGCGATGATCATCGGGCTGCTCGACCGATGCCGCGTGGCGGCCGGCGCCGAGCGTATAGCCGAGGGCGAGCGGATGCTGGCCGAGGGGGCTTTCGGGCTCGGCCTCGACGAGCTGCGCAAGCTCATCACGCGCGCTGAGGCGTGGCTCGACCCGGACGGTGTTGAACCGCGCGAAGACGAGAAGCGCGCCCAGAGGTCGCTGACGGTCTTCGCGCGCGATGGCATGGTGCACCTGGAGGGGAGGCTCGATGCGGAGAGCGCCGCGCCCGTGGTCGCGGCGCTGCGCGGATATGTCACGGCGACGTTCGCCGCCCGAAAGGACGCGGTCGATCCCGACGCGCCGGATGCCGATCGTCGCACGGTTCCGATGCTCCAGGCCGATGCGCTCAGCCTGTTCTGTGCACACGTGCTGGGATGCACCACGACCGGGCTCCCTCTTGCGGGCGCGACAGTGATCGTCCGCATGACCCTCGAGGATCTCGAGTCGGGCACGGGATCCGCGACAGTCGACGGCATCGACCGGCCGATCAGCGCCGGGGCGGCACGACGGATGGCCGCCAGCGGCGGAGTGATCCCCTGGGTCCTCGGCGGCGATAGCGAGATCCTCGACTGGGGGCGGCGAAAGCGACTGTTCACGCGAAGCCAGCGGCTCGCTCTCGTCGAACGGGATGGTGGCTGCGCGATGTGCGGACTGCCACCCGAGATGACGAAGGTGCATCACATTCGATGGTGGCGACGAGATACGGGAAGAACCGACCTTTCGAATGGCGTGCTGCTGTGCGAGACCTGCCACCATCGCATACATGACAACGGGTGGGAAGTCCGCGTCGAGGGGGCGGGAACGAGTGCACGGGTGTGGTTCATTCCACCTCCATACGTCGACCCGGCGAGGACGCCGCGGCTCGGCGGTCGAGCGCGATTCGACATCGCGGCGTGA
- a CDS encoding PadR family transcriptional regulator has translation MNGSSPNNGFGSGSPFGGFGGLGSGGFGGAGGPGTAIFDALDQIRKSFESRPSGSTRMARGDVRAAVLSLLAEEPMHGYQIIREIEDRSGGSWKPSAGSVYPTLQLLADEGLVSAEEQNGRKTYSLTEAGRAVADEAEAPAPWKSSGGAQDGARHGGESQRALAKAGVDLAGAAAQFARSNPEQIDQAVEVLEDARRKLYAILAQD, from the coding sequence ATGAACGGCTCATCCCCCAACAACGGATTCGGATCAGGCTCGCCATTCGGCGGTTTCGGCGGCCTGGGTTCTGGCGGTTTCGGCGGCGCAGGCGGTCCGGGAACCGCGATCTTCGATGCGCTTGATCAGATCCGCAAGTCGTTCGAGTCCCGCCCCAGCGGATCCACGCGCATGGCGCGCGGCGACGTGCGCGCGGCGGTCCTGTCGCTGCTCGCCGAGGAGCCGATGCACGGCTACCAGATCATCCGCGAGATCGAAGACCGTTCCGGTGGATCGTGGAAGCCGAGCGCCGGTTCGGTCTACCCGACGTTGCAGCTGCTTGCCGACGAGGGCCTCGTCTCCGCCGAGGAGCAGAACGGTCGCAAGACGTACTCGCTGACCGAAGCCGGTCGCGCGGTGGCCGATGAGGCGGAGGCACCTGCTCCGTGGAAGTCTTCTGGTGGCGCCCAGGACGGTGCTCGGCATGGTGGTGAGAGCCAGCGCGCGCTCGCGAAGGCGGGTGTCGACCTCGCAGGCGCGGCCGCGCAGTTCGCCCGCAGCAACCCCGAGCAGATCGACCAGGCCGTCGAGGTTCTCGAAGACGCCCGCCGTAAGCTGTACGCGATCCTTGCCCAGGACTGA